The Sulfitobacter sp. S223 genome has a window encoding:
- the trxA gene encoding thioredoxin, with translation MATVSVTDATFDAEVKNSDIPVVVDFWAEWCGPCKQIGPSLEELSTEMEGKVKIVKVNVDENPNSPAQMGVRGIPALFIFKGGEVVSNMAGARPKAALQSWIEESI, from the coding sequence ATGGCCACCGTCTCAGTTACCGATGCTACCTTCGACGCCGAAGTGAAAAATTCCGACATCCCCGTTGTGGTGGATTTCTGGGCAGAATGGTGTGGCCCATGTAAACAGATCGGCCCCTCACTTGAGGAACTATCCACCGAGATGGAAGGCAAAGTCAAAATCGTCAAAGTGAACGTTGACGAAAACCCCAACTCTCCCGCCCAGATGGGTGTGCGCGGCATCCCTGCGCTGTTCATCTTCAAAGGCGGCGAAGTGGTCTCCAACATGGCAGGCGCGCGGCCCAAGGCTGCTCTGCAAAGCTGGATCGAAGAGTCCATCTAA
- the hslV gene encoding ATP-dependent protease subunit HslV — MAQSEFPGWHGTTIIGVKKGGEVVIAGDGQVSLGQTVIKGTARKVRRLSPGGYDVVVGFAGSTADAFTLLERLEAKLEATPGQLQRASVELAKDWRTDKYLQKLEAMLIVTDGTELLIITGAGDVLEPEHNIAAIGSGGNFALAAARGLIDSDRDAEAVARDAMKIASDICVYTNGNLTVEKIKA, encoded by the coding sequence ATGGCACAGAGCGAATTTCCAGGTTGGCACGGCACAACCATCATTGGTGTGAAAAAGGGCGGCGAAGTCGTGATTGCGGGGGACGGGCAGGTGAGCCTTGGCCAGACCGTGATCAAAGGCACTGCGCGCAAGGTACGCAGGCTGTCGCCCGGCGGATATGATGTGGTCGTCGGTTTTGCCGGCTCTACCGCTGATGCCTTCACCCTGCTTGAGCGGCTTGAGGCCAAGCTTGAGGCCACACCCGGACAGTTGCAGCGCGCAAGTGTCGAGCTGGCAAAAGACTGGCGCACCGACAAATACCTGCAAAAGCTAGAAGCGATGCTGATTGTCACAGATGGCACAGAGCTTCTTATCATTACTGGCGCTGGCGACGTGCTTGAGCCAGAGCATAACATTGCAGCAATTGGATCTGGCGGAAATTTCGCCCTAGCTGCCGCGCGTGGATTGATCGACAGCGACCGCGACGCCGAAGCAGTGGCACGTGATGCGATGAAAATCGCCTCTGACATTTGCGTTTACACCAACGGCAACCTGACCGTGGAGAAAATCAAAGCATGA
- a CDS encoding MFS transporter yields MGYLRFLLDNRLFLLAGFLLTFTSSFGQTYFISLFAGEIKDTFGLSDGGWGGIYTIGTTLSAVTMIWAGALTDRFRVRHLSFWVMVLLAVACLAMAVVPNGFLLVFVIYALRLMGQGMLSQLGALAMSRWFIAARGRALSLSSMGFAVGQATLPVVFVALLVTVQWRSLWLIAAVGIVLLIPLMQILLKQERTPQSMADGTQSVGMCTQHWTRGQMLRHPLFYILIPLVLGPSAWGTALFFQQVHLTEVKGWSLVSYVALMPVYTVASITFTFITGWAIDRFGVKWIVPFQMVPFGISFLVLAYADTIFMAGFGLVIFGVGQGMQGTATSAFWAVFYGTRHLGAIKAAAAALMVFGSAIGPGITGALIDFGIDFPDQMIPIAFFYFVGALLAGLGILRYQRDLPVTA; encoded by the coding sequence ATGGGCTATTTACGTTTCCTTTTAGATAACCGCCTGTTCCTGCTGGCCGGTTTCCTTCTGACCTTCACATCGTCATTCGGACAAACGTATTTCATCTCGCTCTTCGCGGGTGAGATTAAGGATACTTTCGGACTAAGCGATGGGGGCTGGGGCGGAATCTATACGATTGGCACCACGCTATCGGCGGTGACAATGATCTGGGCCGGCGCCCTGACAGACCGTTTTCGTGTCCGGCATCTGTCGTTTTGGGTGATGGTATTGCTGGCAGTTGCCTGTCTGGCGATGGCGGTGGTGCCTAACGGCTTTCTTCTGGTCTTTGTGATCTACGCTTTGCGGCTCATGGGGCAGGGCATGTTGTCACAGCTGGGCGCTTTGGCAATGTCACGTTGGTTTATCGCCGCGCGCGGTCGGGCGCTTTCGCTCTCTTCTATGGGGTTTGCTGTGGGTCAGGCGACCCTTCCTGTCGTGTTTGTGGCACTACTGGTAACGGTACAATGGCGAAGTCTGTGGCTGATAGCCGCAGTGGGTATCGTGCTTCTGATCCCTCTAATGCAAATTTTGCTAAAGCAAGAACGCACACCGCAGTCGATGGCAGACGGGACACAAAGCGTTGGTATGTGCACGCAGCATTGGACAAGGGGACAGATGCTGCGACATCCGTTGTTTTACATCCTCATCCCGCTAGTTCTGGGTCCTTCTGCATGGGGAACGGCCTTGTTCTTTCAGCAGGTGCACCTGACGGAGGTAAAGGGTTGGAGCCTTGTTTCCTATGTCGCCTTGATGCCAGTCTACACAGTCGCCAGCATTACCTTCACCTTCATCACCGGCTGGGCCATTGACCGCTTTGGCGTGAAATGGATTGTACCGTTCCAAATGGTGCCTTTCGGCATCTCGTTTCTTGTACTTGCCTATGCCGACACGATCTTTATGGCCGGTTTTGGCCTTGTGATTTTCGGAGTCGGGCAGGGGATGCAAGGCACAGCGACCTCTGCTTTCTGGGCCGTTTTTTATGGTACTCGGCATTTGGGTGCAATCAAGGCGGCGGCGGCGGCCTTGATGGTATTTGGTTCGGCTATCGGGCCGGGAATCACAGGTGCGTTGATTGATTTCGGCATAGATTTTCCGGACCAGATGATCCCGATCGCGTTTTTCTACTTTGTCGGCGCGCTTTTGGCAGGGCTTGGTATCCTGCGTTACCAGCGTGACCTACCGGTGACGGCGTAG
- the hslU gene encoding ATP-dependent protease ATPase subunit HslU, with product MTDLTPREIVSELDRYIIGQNDAKRAVAVALRNRWRRKQLSDDLRDEVYPKNILMIGPTGVGKTEISRRLAKLARAPFLKVEATKFTEVGYVGRDVEQIIRDLLDAAIAMTREHMREDVKAKAQKAAEERVIDAIAGPDAREGTRDMFRKKLQDGQLDDTIIELEVADTSNPFSAMEIPGQPGGGMGMMNIGDIFGKAMGGRTSKKRLSVADSYDVLVGEEADKLLDDETVTRAAIEAVEQNGIVFLDEIDKVCTRADARGGDVSREGVQRDLLPLIEGTTVSTKHGPVKTDHVLFIASGAFHIAKPSDLLPELQGRLPIRVELRALTEEDFVRILTETDNALTLQYTALMGTEEVEVSFTEDGIAALAKIAADVNQSVENIGARRLYTVMERVFEELSFTAPDRGGDKIVVDAGFVDTNLGELVKSTDLSRYVL from the coding sequence ATGACTGATCTGACCCCCCGTGAAATCGTCTCCGAACTGGACCGCTACATCATTGGCCAGAATGACGCGAAACGCGCCGTTGCCGTGGCGCTTCGTAACCGCTGGCGGCGCAAACAACTGTCTGATGATCTGCGCGATGAAGTATATCCAAAGAACATCCTGATGATCGGCCCCACCGGCGTCGGCAAGACCGAGATCAGCCGCCGTCTGGCAAAACTGGCACGTGCGCCCTTCCTGAAGGTCGAGGCGACGAAGTTCACCGAAGTGGGTTATGTTGGCCGCGATGTGGAACAGATCATTCGTGATCTGCTGGATGCTGCCATCGCGATGACCCGTGAACACATGCGCGAAGACGTAAAGGCAAAAGCACAAAAAGCGGCCGAAGAGCGCGTGATTGACGCCATTGCTGGCCCTGACGCCCGTGAAGGCACACGCGATATGTTCCGCAAAAAGCTGCAAGATGGTCAGCTGGACGATACCATCATTGAGCTTGAGGTAGCAGATACATCTAACCCGTTCTCCGCTATGGAAATTCCCGGACAGCCCGGGGGCGGAATGGGAATGATGAACATCGGTGATATCTTTGGCAAAGCCATGGGTGGTCGCACGAGCAAGAAGCGGCTTTCGGTTGCAGATAGCTATGATGTCCTGGTTGGAGAAGAAGCTGACAAGCTGCTGGATGACGAAACCGTCACCCGCGCCGCCATTGAAGCGGTTGAGCAGAACGGCATCGTGTTTCTGGACGAGATCGACAAGGTCTGTACCCGCGCCGACGCGCGCGGCGGGGATGTCAGCCGCGAAGGTGTACAGCGCGATTTGCTGCCACTGATCGAAGGCACGACTGTCAGCACAAAACATGGTCCGGTAAAGACAGATCACGTGCTGTTCATCGCCTCCGGTGCGTTTCATATCGCTAAACCGTCCGATCTGCTGCCTGAGCTTCAGGGCCGGTTGCCCATTCGTGTGGAACTACGCGCGCTGACCGAAGAAGATTTCGTCCGCATCCTGACCGAGACCGACAATGCGCTGACGCTGCAGTATACCGCGCTGATGGGCACCGAAGAGGTTGAGGTAAGCTTTACCGAGGACGGGATCGCTGCACTGGCCAAGATCGCAGCGGACGTGAACCAATCGGTAGAAAATATCGGCGCACGCAGGCTGTACACCGTGATGGAACGGGTGTTCGAAGAGCTTAGCTTTACCGCGCCGGACCGTGGCGGGGATAAGATTGTCGTGGACGCCGGATTTGTGGACACCAATCTGGGTGAGCTTGTAAAATCCACCGATCTCAGCCGCTACGTGCTTTAA